A window of the Macrobrachium rosenbergii isolate ZJJX-2024 chromosome 43, ASM4041242v1, whole genome shotgun sequence genome harbors these coding sequences:
- the LOC136828728 gene encoding glutamate receptor ionotropic, delta-1-like, whose product MKTLMETLKEPGVVEAMKKNINKFRFKEAPNLLVSAVHWPPHTTVLERIPGSTHTYGGSRDVGDKFYVTGPIGNLLDILAEGYNFTYALTQPDDQTWGAVLPNGTWSGMVGQVHRKETDLALGPFGHSSSRAKVVDFSMSFYYDDRCITARKGLPKIDPWGFLLPLSPEVWAGIAGALIVGWVAMVLFTYLSVGKSVAAEMDGAPTLLFQHVRVLLNQGASDRFTRNIYQRLILGSWTIVVLMVLWSYSGNLVSLLAVRYIPQPIQSIRKLISSGYGIIMKPNTIITTAITTAESGELAELNKLNDVGLFKYTAAEAFPDRLDTLVRRGDHVLFVTSLESDLLLASDFAKTGRCDFYKSKQRLLGTLHCLIGTKGGPLMPLIDVKISQVVESGLYVHWLKKTIPFADACKKSPSKITIDEPLALSNLWGMFTLMVVGYFPALIAFLCELLLGNY is encoded by the exons atgaagacgTTGATGGAAACACTCAAAGAACCGGGCGTTGtagaagcaatgaaaaaaaacataaacaagttcAG ATTCAAGGAAGCTCCGAATCTATTAGTTAGTGCTGTTCATTGGCCACCGCATACAACGGTACTGGAGAGGATTCCAGGGTCAACTCATACCTATGGTGGAAGCAGGGACGTGGGAGACAAGTTTTATGTTACAGGACCCATAGGAAATCTGCTCGACATCTTGGCAGAAGGATACAACTTTAC atatgcTCTAACTCAGCCTGATGACCAAACATGGGGAGCAGTGCTTCCTAACGGTACATGGTCAGGTATGGTCGGACAAGTTCACAGGAAG gagaCTGATCTGGCTTTAGGACCCTTTGGCCACAGCTCAAGCCGAGCCAAAGTGGTCGACTTCAGCATGTCTTTTTACTACGACGACCGATGCATCACTGCCAGGAAGGGTCTCCCTAAAATCGACCCCTGGGGATTTCTCCTGCCCCTCTCACCGGAAGTCTGGGCGGGAATCGCAGGGGCGCTGATCGTAGGTTGGGTAGCTATGGTGTTGTTCACCTACTTGTCTGTGGGCAAGAGCGTGGCCGCCGAAATGGATGGGGCGCCCACTCTCCTATTCCAACATGTAAGGGTTCTTCTGAATCAAG GTGCCTCAGACAGATTCACCAGGAATATTTATCAACGTCTGATTCTGGGCAGCTGGACAATTGTAGTGCTTATGGTGTTGTGGAGTTACTCAGGGAACCTTGTCTCCCTGTTGGCTGTGAGGTACATTCCACAGCCCATTCAGAGCATCAGAAAGCTGATCAGCAGTGGATATGGCATTATCATGAAGCCAAACACCATTATCACTACTGCTATCACG aCAGCAGAATCAGGAGAATTAGCAGAACTCAACAAACTAAATGATGTTGGGCTTTTCAAGTATACCGCGGCTGAGGCATTTCCAGATCGACTGGACACTTTAGTAAGGAGGGGAGATCATGTGTTGTTTGTGACCAGTCTGGAATCTGACCTATTGCTGGCTAGTGACTTtgcaaaaacag GGAGATGTGATTTTTACAAGTCCAAGCAAAGATTACTGGGAACACTTCATTGCTTGATTGGGACGAAAGGCGGCCCTCTGATGCCCCTCATTGACGTAAA GATTTCTCAGGTAGTGGAATCAGGCTTGTACGTACACTGGTTAAAGAAAACAATTCCTTTTGCTGACGCTTGCAAAAAATCCCCATCGAAAATCACCATCGACGAACCATTGGCTCTTTCAAATCTCTGG GGAATGTTTACATTGATGGTAGTCGGTTATTTTCCAGCACTGATAGCTTTCCTGTGTGAATTGCTTTTGGGAAATTATTAG
- the LOC136828518 gene encoding integumentary mucin C.1-like, giving the protein MRHIVALLLLALSLLAITTSAGNPPGKCAKNGGRCVTLCRGKTMTGMACKRKGEVCCSEATRRGSKSSVKPAKSPKRKNGEIKKKVRRPQKSPVKVKGKTIPSAVQARKGGSVAVKRVCKTKSKCTKLGGNCQKKDTGCQKKEFKIKAKKGYCKGRSCFCCIPKKQKCKTKKKCKKAKGKVQFKWDKCKGKKKNKWAKGSRHCVCCIPQVETTAAPVTTTKKPPTTTTTTETPTTTTEPPTTTETTTTTPSPTTTTTTPVPTTTTTVAKTTTVTTTPAPTTTTTKAPTTTTSAPTTTTTTAAATTKTTT; this is encoded by the exons ATGCGGCACATCgtagctcttcttcttcttgccctaAGCTTGTTGGCCATCACGACTTCAGCTGGG AATCCACCGGGAAAATGCGCCAAGAACGGAGGTCGCTGCGTGACCCTCTGTCGCGGAAAGACCATGACGGGGATGGCCTGTAAACGAAAGGGCGAAGTCTGCTGCTCAGAGGCGACCAGGAGAGGCTCCAAGAGTTCTGTGAAGCCTGCAAAAAGTCCAAAACGTAAGAATggtgaaataaagaagaaagtgagaagaCCTCAAAAGAGTCCTGTTAAAGTGAAGG GTAAGACTATCCCCTCTGCCGTTCAGGCGAGAAAAGGTGGCAGCGTAGCGGTCAAGCGAG TGTGTAAGACGAAGTCTAAATGCACTAAACTTGGCGGAAATTGTCAGAAAAAAGATACCGGTTGTCAGAAGAAGGAATTCAAAATCAAGGCCAAGAAAGGGTACTGCAAGGGGAGGAGCTGTTTTTGCTGCATACCGAAAA agcaaaaatgtaaaacaaagaagaaatgcaaaaaagCGAAAGGCAAAGTCCAGTTCAAGTGGGATAAatgcaaaggaaagaagaagaataaatgggCCAAAGGAAGTCGCCATTGCGTCTGTTGCATCC CTCAGGTGGAAACCACAGCAGCACCCGTTACAACCACAAAAAAgcctccaacaacaacaacaacaaccgagactccaacaacaacaaccgaGCCGCCAACAACAACAGAGACAACAACAACTACGCCTTCTCCTACCACGACTACAACAACGCCTGTTCCTACAACAACTACAACCGTCGCAAAGACCACAACAGTTACAACAACGCCTGCGCCTACAACAACCACAACGAAAGCACCGACCACAACTACAAGTGCGCCAACGACCACCACAACAACTGCAGCGGCAACAACAAAAACGACAACCTAG